The genomic segment GGGAGCTGTAGGAACCCGGCCGTCCGGTGGACCCGCCCGGCCTCGACCGCCCACCACCCGGCGGACACCAGCACGGCGACGATCACGCCCAGCGCGGCCGCACGGGCCTGCAGCCCGAAGAACACCGGGGTCCAGGCGAAGTTGACGACGAGCTGGACGGCGAAGGCGGTGAGTGCCCGCGCCCGGAAGGGGTGGTCGGTCCGCGCGACCAGCCACGCCGACACCGCCATGAGGGTGTACAGCACCGTCCAGACCGGACCGAACCAGGACGACGGCGGCGCGAAGGACGGCAGGTCCAGCTGGCCGTACTGGCTCGTCGAGCTGGCCGACAGCACGCCGATGAGCGCGCCCCCTCCCACGCAGAGCACGAGGAGGGCGAGGAGGAGGGGGATCCGCCGGTCGTCGTCCCGGGGGTGGGCGTCGGGGGTGGTGGCCGTCATGCCCTGGACCTACCCGTCCGCGGCGCCGCCTATGACGCGTCTCCGCCGCTGATGCAGAACGGGTGGCCGGCGGGGTCGAGGTACACGGTCCAGCGGTCACCGCCGGGCTGGTCGTCCGGGACCGAGCCACCGAGCTCGCGGACGGTGTCGGCGTACGAGCCGGGATCGGCCCCGCGCAGGTCGAGGTGCATCTGCTTCGCGTCGCTCGGCCAGCCGGGCGGTTGGTAGCCGTCGAGCTCGCCGAAGTACATGGTCAGGCCGGGGGCCTCGACGGCAGCCACGCCGTCGGCCTCGTAGGTCACCTCGCCGTCGAGCAGACCGGCCCAGAAGGCGGCGCTGGCCGAGGCGTCGTCGCAGTCGAGGCTCAGGGCGAGGACGGTGGGGGCGGGCACGGGTGGGCTCCTCTTCGTCGGGCGTTCGGGGTGGTCGGCGGTCATGGTCCGTCGAGCCGGTCGCGCGGTCTTGCAGGAACGCGCCACCGGGCGTGCGATCCTCTGACGTGATGCCCGAACCCCGCGGTCGCCCCCAGGCCATCGTCCGGCCCGGTGCGGTCGGGCGGACGTTCGACGTGGCGCGCCATGCGGTCCGCGACGCTCGCCTCGTGGGGCTGGTCGACTACCTCTGGGTCGTGCGGTGGGACGTCGCGGAGCCGCACGACCAGCAGGTGGTGCC from the Euzebya sp. genome contains:
- a CDS encoding TspO/MBR family protein, with protein sequence MTATTPDAHPRDDDRRIPLLLALLVLCVGGGALIGVLSASSTSQYGQLDLPSFAPPSSWFGPVWTVLYTLMAVSAWLVARTDHPFRARALTAFAVQLVVNFAWTPVFFGLQARAAALGVIVAVLVSAGWWAVEAGRVHRTAGFLQLPYLAWTSFATVLNAAIVLA
- a CDS encoding VOC family protein, with product MPAPTVLALSLDCDDASASAAFWAGLLDGEVTYEADGVAAVEAPGLTMYFGELDGYQPPGWPSDAKQMHLDLRGADPGSYADTVRELGGSVPDDQPGGDRWTVYLDPAGHPFCISGGDAS